In Elaeis guineensis isolate ETL-2024a chromosome 1, EG11, whole genome shotgun sequence, a genomic segment contains:
- the LOC105032165 gene encoding nucleoside hydrolase 5-like isoform X5 gives MILKLDTSCKTLEKGRGKPTALQLSFPGTCMKRRKEAEIWEVMGMSRMVRRSLCMLVALLGVLGLMGSVVVDARPRRILLDTDVDTDDLFALLYLLKQNRSEFDLKAVTISANAWTDAGHAVNQLYDILYMMNRDDIPVGVGGDGGILDDGTILPNVGGYLPIIEQGMSTAGDCRYRQAIPIGSGGRLDIDSNYGLRRSFLPQGHRRYFPLQQPTTQQVMIDTISAGPTTVILIGSHTNFALFLMANPHLKKNIEHIYIMGGGVRSENPTGCCPKNSSTSCIPRQCGDHGNMFTAYTSNPYAEFNVFGDPFAAYQVW, from the exons ATGATACTCAAACTTGATACCTCATGCAAAACGTTAGAAAAAGGAAGGGGAAAGCCAACCGCTCTCCAACTCTCATTTCCTGGGACTTGTATGAAG AGAAGAAAAGAAGCTGAGATTTGGGAGGTGATGGGAATGAGTAGGATGGTAAGGAGGTCGCTCTGCATGCTTGTTGCTCTGCTGGGAGTTCTTGGGTTGATGGGCTCTGTAGTTGTGGATGCTAGGCCTCGgcggattcttttggatactgaCGTCGATACTGATGATTTGTTTGCTCTCCTCTATCTACTGAAGCAGAATCGATCAGAGTTTGATCTCAAG GCAGTTACTATTAGTGCAAATGCTTGGACTGATGCTGGGCATGCTGTTAATCAATTATATGATATTCTTTACATGATGAATCGTGATGACATCCCAGTTGGAGTTGGTGGTGATGGTGGAATACTAGATGATGGTACCATACTACCAAATGTTGGTGGTTATCTCCCTATAATTGAACAG GGCATGTCAACAGCAGGTGATTGCCGTTATAGACAAGCTATTCCAATAGGATCTGGTGGACGATTAGATATCGACTCTAATTATGGCCTCCGGAGAAGTTTCCTTCCACAG GGTCACAGGAGATATTTTCCTCTTCAGCAACCCACAACGCAACAAGTGATGATCGATACAATATCAGCAGGCCCCACTACTGTAATCCTCATTGGGTCACATACAAACTTTGCTCTCTTTCTCATGGCAAATCcacatttgaaaaaaaatatcgagCACATTTATATTATGGGTGGTGGTGTAAGGTCAGAAAACCCAACAGGCTGTTGCCCCAAAAATTCAAGCACCTCTTGCATTCCCCGGCAATGTGGTGATCATGGTAACATGTTTACTGCATACACTAGCAATCCATATGCAGAATTCAATGTGTTTGGAGATCCATTTGCTGCATATCAG GTTTGGTGA